In Rhizobium binae, the DNA window GTTTTCGCTGTAACCGATTGGCTGCTTTTACGAATGAACTCCCTGACAGCATGACCACCGCCCATTCGGAAGAAGCCCTGAGAGCACTGATGCTTCTCTCCCTTGACGGGGACGAGGCGGCCTATCGGCGGTTACTCACCGCTTTGCGCATGCTGCTCGTAGGTTATTACAGCCGCAGGATGGCTGCGGCAACGAAAGCGGATATGGAAGACCTGGTCCAGGAGACATTGCTGGCACTGCATTCCCGCCGATCCACCTACGACCGGCAAAGACCTTTCACCGCCTGGTTCTTCTCGATCGCCCGCTACAAGTTGATCGACCATCATCGCGGCCACGGTGGGCGCAGGCTGGCCGAGACCGAGCTTGGCGAGGAGATCGAAAGCGACTTCAGCGAGGATACGCTGACCGCCCGCATGGATGTCGAGCGGTTGCTCGACGGATTGCCGCCGAAGCAGCAGGAACTGATCCGTCAGGTGAAGCTTGAGGGCCGATCCGTCGCCGACACCGCAAACCGCACCGGCCAATCCGAATCGGCGGTGAAGGTCAGCATCCATCGCGCGCTGAAGACGCTCGGGGAGAGATTGCGAGGCGCATCGTGACAGAGACGGACGACATCATCGAACGCCTGGCAAGCGGCCTGAAGCCGGTGCCGCGCAATGCGCTGCGGCGCCGCTTCGCGCTCGGCATAATCCCGGCCCTCGGGCTCTCCCTACTGCTGATGTTGATTATTCTCGGCCTCAGGATCGATATGCCCGACGTGCTGATGCTGCCGGTCTTCTGGATCAAGTCGGCCTATAATGCCCTGATCGCGGTGGTGGCCTTTGCCGCCGTCTTTCGGCTTTCCCGCCCCGACGGCTCCGAGGGACGGTTTTTCGCTCTGCTTGCCCTGATCTTTGCAGCCATGGCGACTGTGGCCGCCATCCAGCTCCTGCTAGCCCCGGCCGGGACCTACCCGGTGCTGATTCTTGGGTCCTCGGCGCTGCATTGCCCGCTGCTCATCATCGGCTTCGCCATCCCCATTTACGCCGGCGCGGTCTGGGCGTTGCGCCGGGCAGCACCCGTGGATCTGCGGCTGACGGGGTTCGTCGCCGGCATCGCCGCGGGAGCAGCCGGCGCCTGGGTCTATTCCTGGTTCTGCACCGAAAACGGCATGCCTTTCGTGCTGATCTGGTATTCGCTTGGCATCCTGCTCACCGGTGCCTTCGGCGCTTTCACCGGCCCTCGCCTGCTTCGCTGGTAGATCTCCTCAAACTATTGCCTGGAACATTCCGCCTTTCGCCGGGTTCGGGGATCGAAGGAGAGGAAGATGAACCACGATTCGGATCGTCGCGCTTTCGTCATCTATATCGGCGCCATCATAGCGGTCGGGCTTTTGATCGTGCTCGGCGCTACGATCTCCTGGAATACGAGCGGTAGGAGCGATCAGCCCAGCCAACTTTCAAGAGAAGCCAACCCCTGATGGAACGGCCCAAGGACGACTCGATCCGGGTGGAGCGGCTGAGCGCTGACCAGCAGCGCAGCAGCCAGAGAGTCGTGTGGCTGGCCCTCACTCTGATCGCAACGGCCCTCGCCATCGCCTTCCTGCTCTACGTCTCGATCCTCATTTACGGCGTGATGCAAAGGATGTGAGCGCGCGGCGGCCGCCACATCTGTTCTATCTCCGGCGCGCGGTCGGCCGCAGCCGATAATTGATTGTGAGTTGGAGCTTACGCCTAAGGATGTTCAGTCGGCGAGATTGTTTCCGAGCATTGCAATGAGGCAGTCGCGGGCGCGGCTCACGCGGCTTTTCAAGGTACCGATCCGGCACCCGCACATTTTGGCGGCGTCCTCATAGGTCGTTCCGGCAGCCACCAATGTCAGGGCCCGGCGCCTGTCCTCGGAAAGGTGGGTCAATGCCCGCTGCAATTCGTGCTCCCGCAGCACCCACTCTTGCGTCGGGGCGATCGCCACCTGTTCCATAGCAGCGTCCATTCCGGCCGGCTCGCGCTTCTGCCGGCGGTAATTGGTGCAGAAGGTGTTTCGCAGGATCGTGAAAAGCCAGGATTTGAGGGAGGTGCCGGGGTGGTAGAGATGCAGCGAGTTCAGCGCCTTCAGCAAGGTTTCCTGAACGAGGTCGTCGATGTCATCATCGCTGCGCAGGAACCTTCTGGCAAAGGCGCGCAATGCCGGCGTCAGTTCGACGATCTCCCGCTCGATCGCGGATTTTTCTTTACAATGCGACGCAGGGCGTACTGAAGACGAGGAAGCCATTTTTCTCTCCTGAGATTTGAGAAGGAAAGCCGCTGGCTCTCCATTCGTTGCGGTACGGTACCGAACAAAAGTCCAGCTTGGGCCGCGACCTTCGCCGGCGCGCGGACGGGAACAACGGCGCCTGGCAATTGTTCGGTGATCGCCGTCTCGATGTTGCTCGGGCGGTCTCTTCCTTGGCCGGACAGAGATGACGCCTCCGGCCACGGGGGCGTCATATTTCCGATCGGAACATCCGGCTCATGCGAGAGTTTTTTGTCCGCACGACACGCCATAGGAGGAATAAATGGCAACCGAGAAGACACTGAACGACCTGTTTCTCGATACTCTCAAGGACATCTATTACGCCGAAAAGCAGATCCTGAAGGCCCTGCCGAAGATGGCGCGCGCCGCGCAATCGGAAGAGGGCAAGGCCGGTTTTCTGCAGCATCGCGACGAGACCCAGGCGCAGGTCGAACGCCTCGAGCAGGTTTTTGAAATGATCGGCAAACCGGCACGCGGCAAGACCTGTGAGGCCATTCAGGGCATCATCGCCGAAGCCGAGGAGATCATGGACGAATTCAAAGGCACGGCCGCCCTCGATGCCGGCCTGATCTCATCGGCGCAGGCCGTCGAGCATTACGAGATCGCCCGCTACGGGACGCTGATCGCATGGGCAAAACAGCTCGGCCTTAAGGACGCGGTGCCGCTGCTGCAGGCAACGCTGGCCGAAGAAGAGGCAACCGACAAGAAGCTCACGCGGATCGCCGAGTCTTCGGCCAACGTGAAGGGCAAGGCGGCCTGAGCACCCATTCAACAGCGGCCGCCGCCCCGGCGGCCGTGCCCGGCTCCTCCGGCGATCAAAGCCCAAGCTGCCAGATTTCGGCGGCGATGATATTTCCCCCGGGTGCGATCAAACGCGCCGCACCCACCCCCTTGAAGCCGGGCAGCCGCTTGGTTCCCGTCCAGCGGCCATCGTCGGCGAAGACCTCGATCGAGCCCGCATCGAGAAAGATCCGGATGGTCGACGGGCGTGCGCCGGCGGCGATATAGCGGGGCGATGCCTTGGCATTCGCCACAGAGAAGGGAATGCTCAGCCCGTCGTCGCTTGCCTGAACCGCGAGCGTCGCTTCGGGATGTTCGAGATCGAGGCGAAAAACGTTGCCGGCCTCACGGAGGGTAAGCAGGATCTCGACGGAGCCGTTGGCGAGATCGACGGTCCGGCCCTTAAGAAGGCCTTCGGCATCGAGCTCTCGCTGCCGTAGGCTTTCGACACCTGATACCGGCGGCGTGATCAGCGCACCGCCTTGCAATGCCAGCCGGCGCGGCAGGGTCATCGCTGTCGGCATGTCGAGTTCCCTTGATATATCCGTCCAGTTCGCAAGCCAGGCAATGCCGATCGGGCCGGCATCATCGACGAAGGCCTGGAAAGCATAGGCATCGGTAGCGAAATCCAGCTCCTGTTCGAATTCGACCAGAAACCGCTGGCCATCGAACCGGCCGACGGTGGCAAGCGTCATGTTGCGCCGGCCGGTCACCGGGTCGCGGCTGGTCAGCAGGCCGAAGATCAGGGCCCAGCGCGTCGAAGGATCCTTTGCCGGACCGTCGAGCGGCACCATGCAGGGGCACTCCGCTGCGGTCATGCCGAAGCGGTTTTCGCGGTGAAGGATGCCGAGGAAGGTCCATCCCGCCGCTGCCGAAGGATCATCGGTTTCATAGAGCAAGATGACGCCGCCCTCTCGGTCGCGTGTCCCGAGCAGCATCTTCCATTTCTCGTCCGGTCCCTTGAAGACATAGGGATCGCGGAAATCGGTCGTCAGATCGAGGCCTGCGGGGCGCGCCGGCAGGATCAGCTCAGCCGGCTCGGCTGCCACCAGATCGCGGGTTGTGGCGGTAAGCTGAACCTGCTCCTCCGGAATGCGATCCTTCAGGTGCTCGGTGAAGAAGATGCGAATGCCGGCCTTCTCCCCGGGGAGCGCGATCGCCGAGCCGGAAAATGCGCCGCCTCGCCCATCGGCCTGTGCGGCAAACTCGTCCGAAGGCGGAAGAAACACCGGGAGATGCTTCCAGTGGAGATAGTCGTCCGAGATCGCATGACCCCAGTGCATGTTGTTCCAGCGCAGGCTGTGCGGATAGTGCTGGTAGAAGAGATGCAGCCTGCCGCCGAACCGTCCAAACCCGTTGGGATCATTCATCCAGCCGAATGGCGGGCGGAAGTGGTAGCCGCCGGAAATGTCGGGCGCGGCATTGGCAGGCCCGGTATGGAGCAGCCGGATGCCTTCTTCCAGCACATGGGATTGGGCAAACGCATAAAGGACCGAGAGCTCGGTCGTGACGGGATCATAGGAGAAATCGGCTTCCCCGCCTCTTTCCAGCGTCATCCGCCGGAACTGGAATTCATCCGAATTCGACGCGTCGATGGTGGCGAAAAGCTCTCCGTCGACGCAGATGCGCAGCCTTCCCGGGGCGCCGCCATGCGATGCCTTGATCCAGGCGTGGATCGTCGACCCGGCGGGCAGGACGGCGCTGATCGTCTCCAGCCCCGCTTCATCGGAGGGAGAAGTCGCTTGGCTTGTCATCAATTCAACCTTTCACGGCAGAGCCGATAAAGGAGCTCACGAACCAGCGCTGGAATGCGAGGTAGAGCCCCAGGATCGGTATCATCATCAAAACGGAGGCAGCCATCGCCCGATCCCAATAGATGCTGTCCTGTCCGAAGAAGGTTGCGATCGCCACAGCGATCGGCCGGGCATAGTCGGTCTGCGTGACCAGGATCGGCCAGAGATACTGGTTCCAGGTCTCGATGCCCATGAGGATCGACACGGTGGCGAGTGCGGGCAGGCTGAGCGGCAGGAAGATGGAGCGATAGGCCCGGAAAAAGGAAGCCCCATCGATCTCGGCGGCCTCAAGCAGCTCTTTCGGCAACTGCGCGAAGAACTGGTAGAACAGGAAGATGTAAAGGGGGCTCGCGACCCAGGGCACGATCTGCACCGCGAAGGTATCGGACATACCCGCCCTGGAGACCATGATCACCAGCGGCATGATAATGCTTTCCTGCGGGATCACATAGAGCGCGACCACGACGGACAGGATGACGGCGCGACCCCTGAGCGATCCCCAGGCGAGAACGAAGCCGGCCATCGAATTGACGACCAGGCCGGAGCAGACCGTGGTGACCAGGATGATCAGCGAGTTGATGAGGTAGCGCCCGAAGGCGAGCTCGCCGGAGAGGTGGCCGACTTCGGCATAATTGGAAAACGTCGGGTTCGAAACCCAGAAGGCGCGGAAACTGCCCATGTCGGCGAGAATCTGGAACCGGTCGTCCTTGAGACTCGCGACGACGAGCAGCAGCAACGGAGAGACGACCACCAATGCGATGATGAAGATGCAGACAGTCTGGATGGCGCGCAGAACCCTGGCGGCGGAACGGGGCCGCGCGGCGCGGGCCTGTGGGATCGAGAGAGCGATATCAGACATCGAAGCGCCTCAGGAGCTGGCGCTGGATCAGCGCGATGACGAGGACGATCACGAACAGGATGACCGAGACGGCGGAGGCATAGCCCATCTTCTGCTCTTCGAAGCCGGCGCGCACCATGTAGTGCACGACAGTTTCGGTGCTGCTCTTCGGCCCGCCCTGCGTGAGGATGGCGACCTGCGTATAGAGCTTGAAGGCCTGGATAGTGGTGATGACAAGCACGAAGACATGGGTCGGCCGCAAGCCGGGCATGGTCACATGCCAGAAGCGGCGGAAAGCACTGGCGCCGTCGATCTTGGCGGCATCGTACAACTCGTCCGGAATGCCCTGAAGGCCGGCGAGGTAGACGATCATCTGGAAGCCGTAGGCCTGCCAGGCCGAGAGCAGCACGAGCGAGAACATCGCCCATTGCGGGTCGCCAAGCCAATCGATCGGCTGGATCGCGCCGCCTGAGAGGAAGCCGAGGATCTGGTTGAAAGGACCTGTCGGATACTGGAACAGGGTGCCCCAGATGACGCAGACCACGACCATCGAGGTGATCGCCGGCAGGAAGAACATGCTGCGCAGCAGATTGCGCAACGGCAGCTTCTGGTGCAGCAGCAGCGCCGTTGCGAAGGCGAGGCCGCACTGCGCCGGAATGATCCAGAAGGTGAAGCGGGAGACGTTCCAGAGGGCCGTCCAGAAAAGATCGTCCTGGACAATGCGGATGAAATTGTTGAGCCAGACGAACCGGACCGGCGTCGGGCGCGGCACCAGAGGTTGGTTGGTCATCGCCGTCCAGAAGGACAGGAGGAACGGCACGATCAGAAAGAGGGTCAACAGGATGACGGCGGGCGCCAGCATGGCGGCTTCCTGCATCAGCCGTCCCTTGTCATGCCGGCGCGCCGAGGCCTTTCGAACGACCGTCGCAGATGTCGATTGCTGCAAGACCATAGAGCTCCTCCTTTCGCAGCTTATTGCCGGTCCCACCCGGCGATGTCTGCTGGAGACATCGCCGGGCCGCGACCTGGCGGCGGCAATGACGCCTATTGCTCGTCGCCGAACGGCGGGTAGCCGTCATTATCCTCGATATCCTGATCGATCTTCTTGGCGGCCGACGTCAATGCCTCCTTCGGATCGCCGCCATTGAAGGCCTCGTCGACGGCCTGCATAAAGGCGGAGGTGATGGTCGGATAGGCTGGATGCGGCGGGCGCGCGATGGCTGTCTTCGATGCCTGTTCGAAGGCGATCGCCATCGGGCCGCCCGGGGCGTAGAGCGGAGATTCGGCGGCGAAGCTCTTCAGGCCGGGATAGCCGGACTGGCTCGCGACGAAGGTCCGGTACTCCTTGTCCTTGAGCAGGAAGCTGATGAACTTGCCTGCGATATCGGGATGCGCCGACGTCTTGGTAACCGCCCAGATCCAGGTGCCGTTAGGGCTGGCACCCTCGGCGCCGAATTTAGGAAGCGGCAGCACGACGATGTTGTCCTTCATGGTCGCGGCGGCCTCGGCATAGACCCAGTGTCCGCCGAGCGCCAGCGCAGCCGGATTGCCTTCGGCGAAGAACTGGTTGGTTCCGGCCGACTGCGGCACGACCCAGTCTTTCTTGACCCATTTCTGCATCATCGACAGCGCATCGACGCAGGCCTCGCTATCCAGCGTGCCCTCGGATTTCCAGGCCTTGCGGTCGATGAGATCGCAGCCGGCCGATTGCAGGATCGGGCCATAGGCATAGGTGATCCATTCGGTCTTGATGCCGTAGCCGCGGAAGGTGTCTATCGGCCACTTCACGCCGTCGAGCTTCGACAGCTTCTCGAGATAGGTTTCGAACTCCTCCCGACTCCAGGCATCGTCTACGGATTTCGGGATGCGGGCGCCGATCGCTTCGAGATACTTCTTGTTGCCGTAAAGAACGACTGATGAGTCGGTCAGTCCGATCGCATAGAGGTCCTTGTCGATCGGATATGTGCCCTGGGCGATGTTGGACGCCGTCATGTCGTCGAGGACATCCTCGTCGATCAGCGGCTTGATCGGCTGAAGATAGCCCGACCAGACGTAATTGGCGAGGAACGGCGCATCGAGCTCCATGACGTCGGGCAGCTGCTTGGCCATAACCGCGGCGCTGAACTTCTCGTTATAGGCGTCGTGTGGCGCATAGATGAACTGCACGTCGACATCGGGATTGGCGGCCTCGAACCGCTCGGCGACTTTGCCATAAGCGGCGACAAAACCTGGGTCGCCCTGATGCATGACCTGGATTACGGTTTTCTCGGCTGCCTGCGCTCCCATGGCTGATAGCGCCGAGGACAGGACCAGAGACCAAAGTAAACGATTACCCATTAGAATTCCTCCTCCATTGAATGGGCCTACTCAATTTATACGGATGCCCGCTCCACCAGTTGGAACGGCAGTTTCTGCACCCCGACCGGGACCCGGTCTTCGGCAAGCAGGATTTGCGCGGCCTGGCGGCCCATGGTGCGATGGGGAAGCGCCATGGTGGTCAGCGGCGGGTCGAGGCGCGAGGCGATCTCGACCTGGTTGTCGAAACTCGCAACGGCAACGTCGTCGGGAATGGCCGCGCCTGCCCGGCGCAGCGCGGCATAGACTTCCATGGCCACGCGGTCATTGCCGCACAGGATGGCATCGGGGCGTCGGGGGCCGTTCATCAGTTCATGCACATGCGCGGCGACCAGGCTGTGGGCCCGGTCGCTGTAGATCGGCTTGCTGACGGCGGGCAGGACGATGGCGCCGGCTCCGTCGATGCCGGCATGATCGAGCGCCTGCCGGAAACCGAACTCACGGAGTTCGCCCGCTAGCAGCCCGGGCAGATTGATGAAGGCGATGTTGCGCCGGCCGGCATCGATGAGATAGCTGGTAATCTCGATCGCCGCACCCGTTTCATCGGGCACCAGCGAGATCACGCGGTCGTTGGCATCCCGGCAATTGATCATGACGCCGACCACATCGGCAAATTCGGGCGGCAGGTCGACGCTCTTGTGATACATGGCGGCATAGGCGATCGCCCGCGGGCGAAATCGCCGCATCTCGTCGAGGATCGAGGCGATGCTCCTGTGGCCGCCGAGCGTCATGGCGAAGACGGCCATGTCGGCAGCACGCACGGCGCCGTCGAGCCCCCTGATGATCTCGGTGGCGAAGGGGGATGTGATCAGATCGTCGGCGACAAGGCCGACGAGCGGCATCCAGCCTTGCCGCATGCTGCGGGCGGCGAAGTTGGTGACATAACCGAGTTCCTCGGCGATCTCCTTGATCCGTTGCCGGGTTTCCTCCGACATGCGCGCCGAGCCTCCATGCAGTGCGCCTGACACTGTCTTGACGGAAACACCGGCGCGGACGGCTATGTCGTTGAGTGAGGCGGTCACGGGTTCTCTTTGGGTTATCGATTACCCAAATTGATATCGGTGATTTTGCTGGGAGTCAAGTGTGGTGGCATTGCTGACGCAAATGCCGCCTCCCGCGGATTTGCCTGAGCGCCGTGGCGAACTCAACCAGAATTCTTGCGATGTTCGAAAATGAGAGTTTCGGAAAGCGAACCGGAGTTGCCCAGTGCGCAAGCGGGTAAAAACCCCGCCGAAGCGGGGTTTTTCGCTTAGGCTGCGCTCAATTGTTGTGTGCAGCACAGGCTTCGTCCATCGGCGTGGCATTGCTCGTGCCGCCCTGCGTCTGGAGGTTTGCCGAGTTATTGACCGGGTTGGGGCACTTGGTCTTGTCCATTTTCATCGTGCCGCCGGTCGTGGAACCGGTAGTGGTGGTATCGGTTGCCATCGGCTTTTTGGCCTTCGTATCGCTGGTCGCGCCACCACCCTGATCGGCCTGGTTCTTGTCCATGGTGGCCCCGGCCGGCGCCGGGTTGGATTGGGCGAAAGCGGACGTGGCCATGCCGAGAGCAAAAAGCGAAGCTGCTACGAGTTTCATACGCATTGAGATTTCCTCCTTGGGGAACTTTGCCTTATTGGCCTATCCACAACCGCGACGGCAGGTCATTGTTCCGCCACCGGTGTTGACAAAATATGCGGTAGGTCGCGAGCCTTGAACCCGGCAGACGCCGCAGCATTTGAACGCCTGATCGCGTGAGTCAGATCGTCCGGTCGAAAAGCGCCAACGTCCGGGTGTCCTTCAATCGGAAGACCTGGGCAGGCCGGTTGCTCGCCCGGCGCATCTCGCCCTCGATCGGCTTCAGGAAATCGGCTTCGGCGACGCGCTTTCGAAAGGCCGACTTGTCGAGTTTTCGGCCGAGCAGGTGTTCATAGACCGATTGCAGCTCGCTCAATGTGAAGCGGGCCGGCAGCAGGTGACCGGGCAGGCTCGAATATTCCACCTTGCTGCGGATGCGGCCGAGCGCCTCCTTCAGGAGCGATGCATGGTCGAAGGCGAGGGACAAGCCGACGCCCTCCCCCTCGATTAGCCGCCATTCCGCCTCCCCGGCCATTGCATCCTGCCGTTCGGCGATGTCATCGGCGGAAAGCAGCGCGATATAGACGATGCTGATGCTCCAGCCCCTCGGGTCGCGGGTGCGGCTGCCCGTGGTCTGCAGCTGTTCGAGATAGGGGGTTTCGACACCGGTCTTTTCCTTCAGCACGCGCCGCGCCGCCGCCTCCAGATTCGCGTCCTCGTCAACATGGATCCAGCCGCCGGGCAAGGCCCATTCGCCGGAAAAGGGCGCATTTGCCCGCCGCACGAGAAGCACGGAGAGGCCCGTCGGCGACAGCGAGAAGATCGCGAGATCGACGGTCGCGATTGGTCTGAAGGCGTCGTTATCATGCGTTGTCATGTTGCGAACTTAGCACGCGACGGCGTTAGTGTAAATCTTCAACTAAGTTAGTTGACAATTATCACTAAGTCATGTTTTCTCCATCTCGGCACGAGCAGGGGGCTCGCGTCAGGAACAAGGAAACGGTCATGTTCGGACTGCGCTTCATCAAGACGGAACCTACGCAATACGTCATCCAATATCAAAACGGCACCGCCGTCCGCGAAGGCGCCGGGCTGGCCTTCTGGCATTTCGCGCCGTCGAGCTCGCTGGTCCTGGTGCCGACGGCGAGCGTCAACGACCCCTTCATCTTTCCGCTGGTGACATCGGACTTTCAGGAAGTGACCGTGCAGGGGCAGATCACCTATCGCATCGCTGAGCCGCGCCGCACGGCAGCG includes these proteins:
- a CDS encoding sigma-70 family RNA polymerase sigma factor; the encoded protein is MTTAHSEEALRALMLLSLDGDEAAYRRLLTALRMLLVGYYSRRMAAATKADMEDLVQETLLALHSRRSTYDRQRPFTAWFFSIARYKLIDHHRGHGGRRLAETELGEEIESDFSEDTLTARMDVERLLDGLPPKQQELIRQVKLEGRSVADTANRTGQSESAVKVSIHRALKTLGERLRGAS
- a CDS encoding LacI family DNA-binding transcriptional regulator; this encodes MTASLNDIAVRAGVSVKTVSGALHGGSARMSEETRQRIKEIAEELGYVTNFAARSMRQGWMPLVGLVADDLITSPFATEIIRGLDGAVRAADMAVFAMTLGGHRSIASILDEMRRFRPRAIAYAAMYHKSVDLPPEFADVVGVMINCRDANDRVISLVPDETGAAIEITSYLIDAGRRNIAFINLPGLLAGELREFGFRQALDHAGIDGAGAIVLPAVSKPIYSDRAHSLVAAHVHELMNGPRRPDAILCGNDRVAMEVYAALRRAGAAIPDDVAVASFDNQVEIASRLDPPLTTMALPHRTMGRQAAQILLAEDRVPVGVQKLPFQLVERASV
- a CDS encoding sigma-70 family RNA polymerase sigma factor produces the protein MASSSSVRPASHCKEKSAIEREIVELTPALRAFARRFLRSDDDIDDLVQETLLKALNSLHLYHPGTSLKSWLFTILRNTFCTNYRRQKREPAGMDAAMEQVAIAPTQEWVLREHELQRALTHLSEDRRRALTLVAAGTTYEDAAKMCGCRIGTLKSRVSRARDCLIAMLGNNLAD
- a CDS encoding GH32 C-terminal domain-containing protein, coding for MTSQATSPSDEAGLETISAVLPAGSTIHAWIKASHGGAPGRLRICVDGELFATIDASNSDEFQFRRMTLERGGEADFSYDPVTTELSVLYAFAQSHVLEEGIRLLHTGPANAAPDISGGYHFRPPFGWMNDPNGFGRFGGRLHLFYQHYPHSLRWNNMHWGHAISDDYLHWKHLPVFLPPSDEFAAQADGRGGAFSGSAIALPGEKAGIRIFFTEHLKDRIPEEQVQLTATTRDLVAAEPAELILPARPAGLDLTTDFRDPYVFKGPDEKWKMLLGTRDREGGVILLYETDDPSAAAGWTFLGILHRENRFGMTAAECPCMVPLDGPAKDPSTRWALIFGLLTSRDPVTGRRNMTLATVGRFDGQRFLVEFEQELDFATDAYAFQAFVDDAGPIGIAWLANWTDISRELDMPTAMTLPRRLALQGGALITPPVSGVESLRQRELDAEGLLKGRTVDLANGSVEILLTLREAGNVFRLDLEHPEATLAVQASDDGLSIPFSVANAKASPRYIAAGARPSTIRIFLDAGSIEVFADDGRWTGTKRLPGFKGVGAARLIAPGGNIIAAEIWQLGL
- a CDS encoding NUDIX hydrolase, translated to MTTHDNDAFRPIATVDLAIFSLSPTGLSVLLVRRANAPFSGEWALPGGWIHVDEDANLEAAARRVLKEKTGVETPYLEQLQTTGSRTRDPRGWSISIVYIALLSADDIAERQDAMAGEAEWRLIEGEGVGLSLAFDHASLLKEALGRIRSKVEYSSLPGHLLPARFTLSELQSVYEHLLGRKLDKSAFRKRVAEADFLKPIEGEMRRASNRPAQVFRLKDTRTLALFDRTI
- a CDS encoding carbohydrate ABC transporter permease; the protein is MVLQQSTSATVVRKASARRHDKGRLMQEAAMLAPAVILLTLFLIVPFLLSFWTAMTNQPLVPRPTPVRFVWLNNFIRIVQDDLFWTALWNVSRFTFWIIPAQCGLAFATALLLHQKLPLRNLLRSMFFLPAITSMVVVCVIWGTLFQYPTGPFNQILGFLSGGAIQPIDWLGDPQWAMFSLVLLSAWQAYGFQMIVYLAGLQGIPDELYDAAKIDGASAFRRFWHVTMPGLRPTHVFVLVITTIQAFKLYTQVAILTQGGPKSSTETVVHYMVRAGFEEQKMGYASAVSVILFVIVLVIALIQRQLLRRFDV
- a CDS encoding NrsF family protein, whose product is MTETDDIIERLASGLKPVPRNALRRRFALGIIPALGLSLLLMLIILGLRIDMPDVLMLPVFWIKSAYNALIAVVAFAAVFRLSRPDGSEGRFFALLALIFAAMATVAAIQLLLAPAGTYPVLILGSSALHCPLLIIGFAIPIYAGAVWALRRAAPVDLRLTGFVAGIAAGAAGAWVYSWFCTENGMPFVLIWYSLGILLTGAFGAFTGPRLLRW
- a CDS encoding carbohydrate ABC transporter permease, with the protein product MSDIALSIPQARAARPRSAARVLRAIQTVCIFIIALVVVSPLLLLVVASLKDDRFQILADMGSFRAFWVSNPTFSNYAEVGHLSGELAFGRYLINSLIILVTTVCSGLVVNSMAGFVLAWGSLRGRAVILSVVVALYVIPQESIIMPLVIMVSRAGMSDTFAVQIVPWVASPLYIFLFYQFFAQLPKELLEAAEIDGASFFRAYRSIFLPLSLPALATVSILMGIETWNQYLWPILVTQTDYARPIAVAIATFFGQDSIYWDRAMAASVLMMIPILGLYLAFQRWFVSSFIGSAVKG
- a CDS encoding YciE/YciF ferroxidase family protein — encoded protein: MATEKTLNDLFLDTLKDIYYAEKQILKALPKMARAAQSEEGKAGFLQHRDETQAQVERLEQVFEMIGKPARGKTCEAIQGIIAEAEEIMDEFKGTAALDAGLISSAQAVEHYEIARYGTLIAWAKQLGLKDAVPLLQATLAEEEATDKKLTRIAESSANVKGKAA
- a CDS encoding ABC transporter substrate-binding protein → MGNRLLWSLVLSSALSAMGAQAAEKTVIQVMHQGDPGFVAAYGKVAERFEAANPDVDVQFIYAPHDAYNEKFSAAVMAKQLPDVMELDAPFLANYVWSGYLQPIKPLIDEDVLDDMTASNIAQGTYPIDKDLYAIGLTDSSVVLYGNKKYLEAIGARIPKSVDDAWSREEFETYLEKLSKLDGVKWPIDTFRGYGIKTEWITYAYGPILQSAGCDLIDRKAWKSEGTLDSEACVDALSMMQKWVKKDWVVPQSAGTNQFFAEGNPAALALGGHWVYAEAAATMKDNIVVLPLPKFGAEGASPNGTWIWAVTKTSAHPDIAGKFISFLLKDKEYRTFVASQSGYPGLKSFAAESPLYAPGGPMAIAFEQASKTAIARPPHPAYPTITSAFMQAVDEAFNGGDPKEALTSAAKKIDQDIEDNDGYPPFGDEQ